The Pseudomonas triclosanedens genome has a window encoding:
- a CDS encoding M23 family metallopeptidase — translation MLRLICLLIASLFTLSAQAEGFISRTLHKPVPGGVAVVQLGQDAAVPTASYQGKPVLVVREEGRDWIAIVGIPLTAKAGSQQIAVKQAGTNRNLSFSVGSKHYKEQRITLKNTRQVNPLPEDLKRINRELAEQTAAYRTFSPGTPSNLVLDKPVNGPLSSPFGLRRFFNGEERNPHSGLDFAVPAGTPIKSPAAGKVILIGNYFFNGNTVFVDHGQGFISMFCHMSKIDVKLGDAVPRGGVVGRVGATGRATGPHMHWNVSLNDTRVDPAIFIGAFKP, via the coding sequence ACGCTGCACAAGCCGGTCCCCGGTGGCGTCGCCGTGGTGCAACTGGGCCAGGACGCCGCCGTTCCCACGGCCAGCTACCAGGGCAAGCCGGTGCTGGTGGTACGCGAAGAGGGCCGCGACTGGATCGCCATCGTGGGCATTCCGCTGACCGCCAAGGCCGGCAGCCAGCAGATCGCCGTGAAGCAGGCCGGTACCAACCGCAACCTCAGCTTCAGCGTGGGCAGCAAGCACTACAAGGAGCAGCGCATCACCCTGAAGAACACCCGCCAGGTGAATCCGCTGCCCGAGGACCTCAAGCGCATCAACCGCGAACTGGCCGAGCAGACCGCCGCCTACCGCACTTTCAGCCCCGGCACGCCAAGCAATCTGGTGCTGGACAAACCGGTAAACGGGCCGCTCTCCAGCCCATTCGGCCTGCGCCGCTTCTTCAATGGAGAGGAACGCAATCCACACTCGGGCCTCGACTTCGCCGTACCCGCCGGCACCCCGATCAAGTCACCGGCCGCCGGCAAGGTGATCCTGATCGGCAACTATTTCTTCAATGGCAACACTGTATTCGTCGACCACGGCCAGGGCTTCATCAGCATGTTCTGCCATATGTCGAAGATCGACGTGAAACTCGGCGACGCCGTGCCGCGCGGTGGCGTGGTCGGCCGCGTCGGCGCCACCGGCCGGGCCACCGGGCCGCACATGCATTGGAACGTCAGCCTGAACGACACCCGCGTCGACCCGGCGATATTCATCGGCGCCTTCAAACCCTGA
- a CDS encoding ribosomal maturation YjgA family protein: protein MRLRFDSRCAIFALLWFAVLAWLATAGAHLGWLRGLGGDVLAVIWLYCLLRAALDAPAHRLAGTALACGLVIELAQFLAATLHWQVGNRVLRVVLGATPDWLDVLAYFIGFALILATRWMHQSLRARSRSRQLKP from the coding sequence ATGCGCCTGCGCTTCGATTCGCGCTGCGCGATCTTCGCGCTGCTCTGGTTCGCGGTGCTGGCGTGGCTTGCCACGGCTGGCGCCCATCTTGGCTGGCTGCGCGGTTTGGGTGGCGACGTGCTGGCAGTGATCTGGCTGTACTGCCTGCTGCGCGCCGCGCTCGACGCCCCCGCGCACCGGCTGGCCGGTACTGCGCTGGCCTGCGGGCTGGTTATCGAGCTCGCGCAATTCCTCGCCGCCACGCTGCACTGGCAGGTCGGCAACCGTGTGCTACGCGTCGTGCTGGGCGCAACGCCCGACTGGCTGGATGTGCTGGCCTACTTCATCGGCTTCGCGCTGATCCTCGCGACGCGATGGATGCACCAGAGCCTCAGGGCTCGTTCACGGTCCCGCCAGTTGAAGCCGTAG
- a CDS encoding GNAT family N-acetyltransferase, producing the protein MTDLRLRPLDWAQDGEWLLAFDGSYSTDSILLIDPVVDGFVLREARLPERCTKRYHFADLRDDVEAADWTAVAIDATGERLGFCIAHYEIWNRRAVLDDLFVLPGARGLGIGKCLLETSLAWARGTEARHLWLETQNLNLPAVNFYRSRGFVLSGLSTDLYDPAQVLPGEMALFFSYPLSPAGHRP; encoded by the coding sequence ATGACTGACTTGCGCCTGCGTCCACTCGACTGGGCGCAAGATGGCGAGTGGCTGCTGGCCTTCGACGGCAGCTACTCGACCGATTCGATCCTGCTGATCGACCCGGTCGTCGATGGCTTCGTCCTTCGCGAGGCGCGGTTGCCGGAGAGGTGTACCAAGCGCTATCACTTCGCCGACCTGCGGGACGACGTGGAGGCGGCGGACTGGACCGCCGTGGCCATCGACGCCACTGGCGAGCGCCTGGGGTTCTGCATCGCCCACTACGAAATCTGGAACCGCCGCGCGGTGCTGGACGACCTGTTCGTCCTGCCGGGCGCGCGCGGGCTCGGCATCGGCAAGTGCCTGCTGGAAACCAGCCTGGCCTGGGCGCGTGGCACCGAAGCGCGGCACCTGTGGCTGGAAACCCAGAACCTCAACCTGCCAGCGGTGAACTTCTATCGTTCCCGAGGCTTTGTTCTCAGCGGTCTGTCCACCGACCTCTATGACCCGGCGCAGGTGCTGCCCGGGGAGATGGCATTGTTTTTCAGCTATCCGCTGAGTCCTGCCGGACACCGCCCGTAA
- a CDS encoding copper chaperone PCu(A)C — MRKTLLAFAVLLGFSGAALAHEYEAGNLHIDHPWSLLLPANSVNGAAYFIVQNHGKEPDRLLGADTDRAASAEIHEHVEKDGMMKMQKVEGVDIPAGGKVVFAPGQYHLMLFGLKKPLADGERFPLTLHFQKAGDVKVEIAVQKDAPKGTDMGHDMHDMKMN, encoded by the coding sequence ATGCGTAAAACCCTGCTCGCCTTCGCTGTCCTGCTGGGCTTCTCCGGCGCCGCACTGGCCCATGAATACGAGGCTGGCAACCTGCACATCGACCACCCGTGGTCGCTGCTGCTGCCGGCCAACTCGGTGAATGGCGCGGCCTACTTCATCGTGCAGAACCACGGCAAGGAGCCCGACCGCCTGCTTGGTGCCGACACCGACCGTGCGGCCAGCGCGGAGATCCACGAGCACGTGGAGAAGGACGGCATGATGAAAATGCAGAAGGTCGAAGGTGTGGACATTCCCGCCGGTGGCAAGGTGGTCTTTGCCCCTGGCCAGTACCACCTGATGCTGTTCGGCCTGAAGAAGCCGCTGGCCGATGGCGAGCGCTTTCCGCTCACCCTGCATTTCCAGAAGGCCGGCGACGTGAAGGTCGAGATTGCCGTGCAGAAGGATGCGCCGAAGGGAACGGACATGGGCCACGACATGCACGACATGAAGATGAACTGA
- a CDS encoding PepSY-associated TM helix domain-containing protein: protein MRKKTFDFYNLAWRWHFYAGLFVAPFMILLSLTGIIYLFKPQLDPLMYSDLLQVKPGEVRLSADEQLMHLHHQSPKLQVSQYLPAPAADRSAQFVAQLDGREVNAFVDPYSGKLLGVQDAKSNLQAVARALHGELMIGIAGDRLIELAAGWGIVLVVSGLYLWWPRGRSLRVLVWPNWSRRGRALWRELHVVLGFWGSLLMLFMLLTGMTWTGFWGKSFADVWNRFPAAMWNEVPKSDLEARTLNEAHRQTIPWAMENTPMPMSGGAHAEHMRQGSGGMAMPQISLQQVVDIAERAGVTPGYAIALPKGAEGVFTVSVFADDSRNDATLHIDQYTGKVLADVRWKDYGLVAKGVESGVMLHEGKMFGLFNQLLMLAVCLMILLSAASGLWIWWKRRPRGRLGVPPMPDALPVWKGGVAIMIILGVAFPLVGASLLLVWALDWAVLSRIKPRSPALG, encoded by the coding sequence ATGCGGAAGAAGACATTCGATTTCTACAACCTGGCCTGGCGCTGGCACTTCTATGCCGGGCTGTTCGTCGCACCGTTCATGATCCTGCTGTCGCTCACCGGGATCATCTACCTGTTCAAGCCCCAGCTCGATCCGCTGATGTACAGCGACCTGCTGCAGGTGAAGCCAGGCGAGGTGCGGCTGTCCGCTGACGAACAACTGATGCACCTGCATCACCAGAGCCCGAAGCTGCAGGTCAGCCAGTACCTGCCGGCACCGGCCGCCGACCGCAGCGCCCAATTCGTTGCACAACTGGACGGGCGCGAGGTCAACGCCTTCGTCGATCCCTACAGCGGCAAGCTGCTCGGCGTGCAGGACGCCAAGTCCAACCTGCAGGCCGTGGCTCGTGCTCTGCACGGCGAACTCATGATCGGCATCGCAGGCGACCGCCTGATCGAGCTCGCCGCTGGCTGGGGCATCGTGCTGGTGGTTTCCGGTCTTTATCTCTGGTGGCCGCGCGGGCGTTCATTGCGGGTGCTGGTGTGGCCCAACTGGTCGCGCCGTGGCCGCGCGCTGTGGCGCGAACTGCACGTGGTGCTCGGTTTCTGGGGATCGCTGCTGATGCTGTTCATGCTCCTCACCGGCATGACCTGGACCGGCTTCTGGGGCAAGTCCTTCGCCGATGTGTGGAATCGCTTCCCGGCGGCCATGTGGAACGAAGTGCCCAAGTCCGACCTTGAGGCACGCACGCTCAACGAAGCTCATCGCCAGACCATCCCGTGGGCGATGGAAAACACGCCGATGCCGATGTCCGGCGGCGCCCACGCCGAACACATGAGGCAAGGCTCCGGCGGCATGGCCATGCCGCAGATCAGCCTGCAGCAGGTGGTGGATATTGCCGAGAGGGCCGGCGTGACGCCCGGCTACGCCATCGCCCTGCCCAAAGGCGCGGAAGGCGTGTTCACCGTGTCGGTATTCGCCGACGACTCGCGCAACGACGCCACCCTGCATATCGACCAGTACACCGGCAAGGTGCTCGCCGATGTGCGCTGGAAGGACTACGGGCTGGTGGCCAAGGGGGTCGAGTCCGGCGTGATGCTGCACGAAGGCAAGATGTTCGGCCTGTTCAACCAGCTGCTGATGCTCGCCGTCTGCCTGATGATCCTGCTCAGCGCCGCCAGCGGCCTGTGGATCTGGTGGAAGCGGCGCCCGCGGGGACGTCTGGGCGTACCGCCGATGCCCGATGCGCTGCCGGTCTGGAAGGGTGGGGTGGCGATCATGATCATTCTCGGCGTCGCCTTCCCACTGGTGGGCGCATCGCTGTTGCTGGTGTGGGCGCTGGACTGGGCGGTGCTGTCGCGGATCAAGCCGCGCAGTCCGGCTCTGGGCTGA
- a CDS encoding TonB-dependent copper receptor, whose protein sequence is MSRMQIRRRQRAVGLRALCALTALGGLNSVSVLAEEEDHSAHAVALEPSVITAVAQSSPLTVVTDPKQPRQPIPASDGADYLKTIPGFSAIRNGGTNGDPVLRGMFGSRLNILTNGTTMLGACPARMDAPTSYISPETFDKLTVVKGPETVIWGPGASAGTIRFDREPERFGELGSRINGSLVAGSNGRFDRVLDAAAGGPDGYLRFTGNKSQSDDYEDGAGDTVPSRWNKWNGDVAVGWTPDADTVVELTAGKGDGEARYAGRGMDGSQFKRESLGLRFEKSNIGEVLDTLEAQVYYNYADHVMDNYSLRTPSGTGMMAGPMASNVDRRTLGGRLAATWRWDDFKLISGVDAQTNEHRQRSGMGIGTYDDQPWNKDAVFHNYGAFGELTWYAAERDRLIGGARLDRASAKDYRQTTGSGMMTRPNPTADDTRSDTLPSGFVRYEHDLADTPATLYAGLGHVQRFPDYWELFSPKRGPTGSVNAFDSIKPEKTTQLDFGAQYEDEKLKAWASGYAGVIRDYILFEYSTGGMMGSTSQARNVDARIMGGELGVAYALTSNWKTDATLAYAWGKNTTDNRALPQMPPLEARFGLTYEQDDWSAGGLWRVVARQGRVAEGQGNVVGYDFDESPGFAVFSLNGAYKLSQHFKVSAGVDNLFDKDYAEHLNLAGNAGFGYPADNPESIHEPGRTLWTKVDFSF, encoded by the coding sequence ATGTCCCGCATGCAAATTCGTCGTCGGCAGCGTGCCGTCGGCTTGCGCGCCCTGTGTGCGCTGACCGCCCTTGGCGGCCTCAACAGTGTCTCGGTCCTGGCCGAGGAAGAGGATCACTCCGCACACGCGGTGGCGCTGGAGCCCAGCGTCATCACCGCCGTGGCGCAGAGCTCGCCGCTCACCGTGGTGACCGATCCAAAACAGCCGCGTCAGCCGATTCCGGCCAGCGACGGCGCCGACTACCTCAAGACCATCCCCGGCTTCTCCGCCATCCGCAACGGCGGCACCAATGGCGACCCGGTACTGCGTGGCATGTTCGGCTCGCGGCTGAACATCCTCACCAATGGCACCACCATGCTCGGTGCCTGTCCGGCGCGGATGGACGCTCCGACCTCCTATATCTCGCCGGAAACCTTCGACAAACTCACCGTGGTGAAAGGGCCGGAAACCGTGATCTGGGGCCCGGGCGCCTCCGCCGGGACGATCCGCTTCGACCGTGAGCCGGAACGTTTCGGCGAGCTTGGCTCGCGTATCAACGGCAGCCTCGTGGCGGGTTCCAACGGTCGCTTCGACCGAGTGCTGGATGCCGCCGCCGGCGGCCCCGACGGCTACCTGCGTTTCACCGGGAACAAGTCCCAGTCCGATGACTACGAAGACGGTGCAGGCGATACCGTGCCCTCGCGCTGGAACAAGTGGAATGGCGACGTCGCCGTCGGCTGGACGCCGGATGCCGACACCGTGGTCGAGCTGACCGCGGGCAAGGGCGACGGCGAGGCGCGCTACGCCGGGCGAGGCATGGATGGATCGCAGTTCAAGCGCGAGAGCCTTGGCCTGCGCTTCGAGAAATCCAACATCGGCGAGGTACTCGATACGCTGGAGGCGCAGGTCTACTACAACTACGCCGACCACGTAATGGACAACTACAGCCTGCGCACTCCGTCCGGCACCGGAATGATGGCCGGTCCCATGGCATCCAATGTCGACCGTCGCACCCTCGGCGGGCGCCTCGCCGCGACCTGGCGCTGGGACGATTTCAAGCTGATCTCCGGTGTCGACGCCCAGACCAACGAGCATCGCCAGCGCAGCGGCATGGGCATTGGCACCTACGACGATCAGCCCTGGAACAAGGATGCGGTATTCCACAACTACGGCGCCTTCGGTGAACTGACCTGGTACGCCGCAGAGCGCGACCGCCTGATCGGCGGTGCGCGCCTGGACCGGGCTTCGGCCAAGGACTACCGGCAGACCACCGGCTCGGGAATGATGACTCGTCCCAATCCGACCGCCGATGACACTCGCTCCGATACGCTGCCCAGCGGTTTCGTGCGCTACGAGCACGACCTGGCCGACACGCCCGCCACGCTGTACGCCGGCCTCGGTCATGTGCAGCGCTTCCCCGACTACTGGGAGCTGTTCTCGCCCAAACGGGGGCCGACCGGCTCGGTCAACGCCTTCGACAGCATCAAGCCGGAGAAGACCACCCAACTGGACTTCGGCGCGCAGTACGAGGACGAGAAGCTCAAGGCCTGGGCTTCCGGCTATGCCGGCGTAATCCGCGACTACATCCTGTTCGAGTACAGCACCGGCGGCATGATGGGCTCCACGTCCCAGGCGCGGAACGTCGATGCGCGGATCATGGGCGGCGAACTGGGGGTGGCCTACGCCCTCACCAGCAACTGGAAGACCGACGCCACCCTGGCCTATGCCTGGGGCAAGAACACCACCGACAACCGCGCGTTGCCGCAGATGCCGCCTCTGGAAGCGCGTTTCGGCCTCACCTACGAGCAGGACGACTGGAGCGCCGGCGGTCTGTGGCGCGTGGTGGCCAGGCAGGGGCGTGTCGCGGAAGGACAGGGTAACGTGGTCGGTTACGACTTCGATGAAAGCCCAGGCTTTGCCGTGTTCTCGCTCAATGGCGCATACAAGCTGAGCCAGCACTTCAAGGTCAGCGCCGGCGTCGACAACCTGTTCGATAAGGACTACGCCGAGCACCTGAACCTGGCGGGTAACGCTGGCTTCGGCTACCCCGCGGACAACCCCGAATCGATCCACGAGCCGGGGCGCACGCTCTGGACCAAAGTGGACTTCTCGTTCTAA
- a CDS encoding DUF2946 domain-containing protein produces MTRRTRQGVGTWLALFAMLMIYVGPLVSQSLPMDHPMPMDHAMPMQHGKTMQHGDVLASLAELACSDAQREHHAVMMSHGEQPLTADSFMEKCGYCSLLIHSPPLTTPPVLLDHGLSGARAPVSSFATSAIPASPVFPGARSRAPPLLIG; encoded by the coding sequence GTGACCCGTCGCACTCGACAAGGCGTAGGTACCTGGCTGGCGTTGTTCGCCATGCTGATGATCTATGTCGGCCCGCTGGTATCCCAGTCGCTGCCGATGGATCACCCTATGCCGATGGATCACGCCATGCCGATGCAGCATGGCAAGACCATGCAGCATGGCGACGTACTGGCCAGCCTGGCCGAACTGGCCTGTTCCGATGCTCAGCGGGAACATCACGCGGTTATGATGTCCCACGGCGAGCAGCCACTGACCGCCGATTCGTTCATGGAGAAGTGCGGCTATTGCAGCCTGCTTATCCACAGCCCGCCACTGACGACTCCGCCCGTCCTGCTCGATCACGGCCTGTCCGGTGCCCGCGCGCCAGTCAGCTCATTCGCCACTTCCGCCATTCCCGCCTCGCCGGTCTTCCCCGGCGCCCGCTCTCGCGCTCCCCCACTCCTGATCGGCTGA
- the leuA gene encoding 2-isopropylmalate synthase translates to MSMLKDPSKKYRPFTQISLPDRTWPDKIIDKAPIWLSTDLRDGNQSLIEPMDAEKKMRFFKCLVQVGLKEIEVGFPSASQTDFDFVRELIEGGHIPDDVTIQVLTQARDDLIERTFESLKGAKKAIVHYYNACAPSFRKIVFNQDKEGVKQIAIAAGKTIKRLAAAAPETQWGFEYSPEVFSSTETDFAVEVCNAVIDVFQPTPANRLILNLPATIECATPNNYADQIEWFGRHIDKRDSVIISLHTHNDRGTGVAASELALMAGADRVEGCLFGNGERTGNLCLVTMALNMYTQGIDPELDFSDIDAVRKVVEECNQIPVHPRHPYVGDLVHTAFSGSHQDAIRKGFAQQKDDAVWEVPYLPIDPADIGRSYEAVIRVNSQSGKGGITFLLEQEYGISLPRRMQIEFSQVVQNETDRLGLEMTAEQIYTLLQTEYLQAVSPFGLKNYRLQEENGICAIDIDVTHKGEQHRWHGKGKGTLEALVASLPVDVEIMDYNEHAIGAGTNARAAAYIELRVEGGRSLHGIGIDENITTASFRALFSALNRAVTLGQAKAA, encoded by the coding sequence ATGAGCATGTTGAAAGACCCGTCGAAGAAGTACCGTCCGTTCACCCAGATTTCCCTGCCGGATCGCACCTGGCCGGACAAGATCATCGACAAGGCACCGATCTGGTTGTCCACCGACCTGCGCGACGGTAACCAGTCGCTGATCGAGCCGATGGACGCAGAGAAGAAGATGCGCTTCTTCAAGTGCCTGGTTCAGGTCGGTCTGAAGGAAATCGAAGTGGGCTTCCCGTCCGCCTCGCAGACCGATTTCGACTTCGTTCGCGAACTGATCGAAGGCGGCCACATTCCCGATGACGTCACTATCCAGGTGCTGACCCAGGCCCGCGATGATCTCATTGAGCGTACCTTCGAGTCGCTGAAGGGCGCGAAGAAAGCCATCGTCCATTACTACAACGCCTGTGCGCCGAGCTTCCGCAAGATCGTCTTCAACCAGGATAAGGAAGGCGTCAAGCAGATCGCCATCGCCGCCGGCAAGACCATCAAGCGCCTGGCCGCCGCCGCGCCGGAAACCCAGTGGGGCTTCGAGTACTCGCCGGAAGTCTTCAGCTCCACCGAGACCGACTTCGCCGTCGAGGTGTGCAACGCGGTGATCGACGTGTTCCAGCCGACCCCGGCCAACCGCCTGATCCTGAACCTGCCCGCAACCATCGAGTGCGCCACCCCGAACAACTACGCCGACCAGATCGAATGGTTCGGCCGCCACATCGACAAGCGCGACAGCGTGATCATCAGCCTGCACACCCACAATGACCGTGGCACCGGTGTGGCTGCATCCGAACTGGCGCTGATGGCCGGCGCCGACCGCGTGGAAGGCTGCCTGTTCGGCAATGGCGAGCGCACCGGCAACCTGTGCCTGGTGACGATGGCGCTGAACATGTACACCCAGGGCATCGACCCCGAACTGGACTTCTCCGACATCGATGCCGTGCGCAAGGTCGTCGAAGAGTGCAACCAGATTCCGGTGCATCCGCGCCACCCTTACGTGGGCGACCTGGTCCACACCGCGTTCTCCGGCTCTCACCAGGACGCCATCCGCAAGGGCTTCGCCCAGCAGAAGGACGACGCCGTATGGGAAGTGCCGTACCTGCCGATCGACCCGGCGGACATCGGCCGCAGCTACGAGGCTGTCATCCGCGTGAACAGCCAGTCCGGCAAGGGCGGCATCACCTTCCTGCTGGAGCAGGAATATGGCATCAGCCTGCCGCGCCGCATGCAGATCGAGTTCAGCCAGGTAGTACAGAACGAGACCGACCGTCTCGGCCTGGAAATGACCGCCGAGCAGATCTACACCCTGCTGCAGACCGAATACCTGCAGGCCGTCTCTCCGTTCGGCCTGAAGAACTACCGCCTGCAGGAAGAGAACGGCATCTGCGCCATCGATATCGACGTAACCCACAAGGGCGAGCAGCACCGCTGGCACGGTAAGGGCAAGGGCACCCTGGAAGCCCTGGTCGCTTCGTTGCCGGTTGACGTCGAGATCATGGACTACAACGAGCATGCCATCGGCGCCGGTACCAACGCTCGCGCGGCGGCCTACATCGAACTGCGTGTCGAGGGTGGTCGTTCGCTGCACGGCATCGGTATCGATGAAAACATCACCACCGCGAGCTTCCGGGCGCTGTTCAGCGCTTTGAACCGCGCCGTGACACTGGGGCAAGCAAAGGCCGCCTAA
- a CDS encoding DUF5629 family protein, with protein sequence MTTTPYLLDQLETADMLLIDGLHAWQFELNESLLDQADAAAHADQPFASDEMVLRIESIDGRDRREWRFTYNEVMEARYQSEEESWLVHAGGQEHRLCCLGAVSASGDDE encoded by the coding sequence ATGACCACGACTCCCTACCTGCTGGATCAACTGGAGACCGCCGACATGTTGTTGATCGACGGTCTGCATGCCTGGCAGTTCGAGCTGAACGAGTCGCTGCTGGACCAGGCAGATGCCGCTGCCCACGCGGACCAGCCCTTCGCCAGCGACGAAATGGTGCTGCGCATCGAGTCCATCGATGGCCGCGACCGGCGAGAGTGGCGCTTCACCTACAACGAGGTGATGGAGGCGCGTTACCAGTCCGAGGAGGAGAGCTGGCTGGTCCACGCCGGCGGCCAGGAGCACCGGCTCTGCTGCCTTGGTGCCGTCAGCGCAAGCGGCGACGACGAATGA
- the dapA gene encoding 4-hydroxy-tetrahydrodipicolinate synthase yields the protein MSTFRGIWIALATPFRGGEIDFPALHTLVSRLLEDGVRGFVVCGTTGEAAALSHDEQLAVLDAVLQWVPPHQVIMGLAGNNLRELLAFQQQIQSRPLAGVLVPAPYYIRPSQAGLEVFFRTLADASRVPLVLYDIPYRTGVRIERETLRRIVRHPRIAAIKDCAGDIETTLALIADGEVEVLTGEDLQIFSNLCLGGAGAISASAHIRADLFVRMQRQVDSGDVSAARGTFYRLLPWIQAAFAEPNPAAIKAALALQGMIADELREPMQSCAPATVERLRRVLEALGD from the coding sequence ATGTCTACTTTTCGCGGAATCTGGATTGCCCTGGCCACGCCATTCCGAGGCGGGGAGATCGATTTCCCTGCCTTGCACACCCTGGTAAGCCGACTGCTGGAAGATGGCGTCAGGGGCTTCGTGGTGTGCGGTACTACGGGCGAAGCGGCGGCGCTCAGCCATGACGAACAACTCGCAGTGCTCGACGCAGTACTGCAGTGGGTACCGCCACACCAGGTGATCATGGGGCTGGCTGGCAACAATCTGCGTGAGCTGCTGGCGTTCCAGCAGCAGATCCAGAGCCGTCCACTGGCTGGCGTGCTGGTTCCGGCGCCTTACTACATCCGGCCGTCCCAGGCAGGGCTGGAGGTGTTCTTCCGCACACTGGCCGATGCTTCCCGTGTGCCGCTGGTGCTCTACGACATTCCCTATCGCACCGGGGTGCGCATCGAGCGTGAAACCCTGCGCCGCATTGTCCGCCACCCTCGCATCGCCGCGATCAAGGATTGTGCAGGCGACATCGAAACCACCCTCGCGCTGATCGCCGATGGCGAGGTCGAAGTGCTGACGGGGGAGGATCTGCAGATATTCAGCAACCTGTGCCTGGGTGGCGCCGGGGCGATTTCCGCCTCCGCCCACATACGCGCCGATCTTTTCGTGCGTATGCAGCGCCAGGTGGACTCTGGTGATGTGTCTGCCGCAAGAGGCACCTTCTACCGCCTGCTGCCTTGGATCCAGGCGGCCTTCGCCGAGCCGAACCCGGCGGCGATCAAGGCGGCGCTGGCCTTGCAGGGGATGATTGCCGATGAGCTGCGCGAGCCGATGCAGTCGTGCGCTCCGGCGACGGTCGAGCGACTGCGCAGGGTTTTGGAAGCGTTGGGCGATTAG
- a CDS encoding aldo/keto reductase codes for MKRRELGQSGLVIPPLVFGGNVFGWSADEAMSFRLLDALLDAGINCIDTADVYSRWVPGHVGGESEALIGKWLKKTGKRNQVLIATKAGMDMGNGHKGLSAVYIEQALERSLKRLQTDYIDLYQSHCDDPHTSVEETMGAFGEAVERGKVRAIGASNFDAKRLREAREVCDRLKLPHYQSLQPNYNLYDRSDYETRLEPTVKELGLGVINFYSLAAGFLTGKYRSEADLGKSSVRGYKVKNYMTERGFAIIDALEEVAGGLSATPAQVALAWLMARPSITAPIVSASKLEQLPDLIAAVELKLNEEAMQRLNTASAY; via the coding sequence ATGAAGCGTCGCGAACTGGGCCAGTCGGGGCTGGTCATTCCGCCCTTGGTGTTCGGCGGCAACGTGTTCGGCTGGTCCGCCGACGAAGCCATGTCGTTCCGCCTGCTGGACGCCCTGCTGGATGCCGGGATCAACTGCATCGATACCGCCGATGTCTATTCGCGCTGGGTGCCCGGACATGTCGGCGGCGAATCGGAAGCCCTGATCGGCAAGTGGCTGAAGAAAACCGGCAAGCGTAATCAGGTGCTGATCGCCACTAAGGCCGGCATGGACATGGGAAATGGCCACAAGGGCCTGTCAGCGGTGTACATCGAGCAAGCGCTGGAGCGTTCGCTGAAGCGGCTGCAGACCGATTACATCGATCTCTATCAGTCGCATTGCGACGACCCGCACACTTCCGTGGAGGAAACGATGGGCGCCTTCGGCGAGGCGGTGGAGCGCGGCAAGGTCCGGGCCATCGGCGCCTCCAACTTCGACGCCAAGCGCCTGCGCGAAGCCCGGGAAGTCTGCGACCGCCTGAAGCTGCCGCATTACCAAAGCCTCCAGCCCAACTACAACCTCTATGATCGCAGCGACTACGAAACGCGGCTGGAGCCAACCGTGAAGGAGCTGGGGCTAGGCGTCATCAACTTCTACTCCCTGGCTGCCGGCTTCCTCACCGGCAAGTACCGTAGCGAAGCGGACCTGGGCAAGAGCAGCGTGCGCGGCTACAAAGTGAAGAATTACATGACCGAGCGCGGCTTCGCCATCATCGATGCCCTGGAAGAGGTAGCGGGCGGGCTGAGCGCAACACCGGCACAGGTGGCGCTGGCCTGGCTGATGGCACGCCCCAGCATCACAGCCCCCATCGTCAGCGCGTCGAAGCTGGAGCAGTTGCCGGACCTGATCGCGGCGGTCGAGCTCAAGCTCAACGAGGAGGCCATGCAGCGCCTGAACACGGCCAGCGCCTACTGA